One Bacillus amyloliquefaciens DSM 7 = ATCC 23350 DNA window includes the following coding sequences:
- a CDS encoding YrzQ family protein, with protein MGRTMTSLLALGAGAVMYRMASQSDMLNKKGMKRMRRRVMKMF; from the coding sequence ATGGGCAGAACAATGACCTCTCTATTGGCTTTAGGAGCAGGAGCCGTTATGTATCGTATGGCTTCTCAGTCCGATATGCTGAATAAAAAAGGTATGAAACGGATGAGAAGACGAGTCATGAAAATGTTTTAA
- a CDS encoding amino acid ABC transporter permease, producing MNFSILTENFDMYMDGFLHTLLASFIALAGSFALGVLIAVMRITAFKPIQWIGTAYVEFIRNIPLLLITFVFYFGLPNAGLRLDGFQAGTIALTIYTSAFIAEAIRAGIQTVSKGQMEAARSSGFTYSQAMRYVILPQAVKIVIPPLGNQFLNLVKNSSILGVVAGLDLMYQADLVSSSTLVVFDVFVALFYLMLTIPLSIGVHYLERRLGKSY from the coding sequence ATGAACTTTTCAATTTTAACGGAAAACTTCGATATGTACATGGACGGTTTCCTGCACACATTGCTTGCGAGTTTCATCGCGCTGGCAGGAAGCTTCGCGCTGGGCGTTCTGATCGCAGTCATGAGAATCACGGCTTTCAAACCCATCCAATGGATCGGGACTGCGTATGTGGAATTTATCCGGAACATTCCGCTTCTCCTCATCACCTTCGTATTTTATTTCGGACTTCCGAACGCCGGACTGAGACTGGACGGCTTTCAGGCGGGGACGATTGCGCTGACGATATATACTTCCGCTTTTATCGCAGAAGCCATCAGAGCCGGAATTCAGACTGTCTCCAAGGGCCAAATGGAAGCGGCCAGATCGTCAGGCTTCACCTACAGTCAGGCGATGAGATACGTGATTCTCCCTCAGGCCGTTAAAATCGTGATTCCCCCGCTCGGAAACCAATTTCTCAACCTTGTCAAAAACTCATCAATACTCGGAGTCGTGGCGGGACTGGATTTGATGTATCAGGCGGATCTCGTTTCCTCAAGCACTCTCGTCGTGTTTGATGTCTTTGTCGCGCTTTTTTATTTGATGTTAACTATACCGCTCAGCATCGGAGTTCACTATTTGGAAAGACGCCTCGGGAAAAGTTATTAA
- a CDS encoding IreB family regulatory phosphoprotein, producing MSSFDKTMKFNFSDDSAETNVEEVLNTVYDALQEKGYNPINQIVGYLLSGDPAYIPRHRDARNLIRKLERDELIEELVKSYLEQHKEA from the coding sequence GTGAGCTCGTTTGATAAAACGATGAAATTTAATTTCTCCGATGATTCTGCTGAAACAAACGTCGAAGAAGTGCTGAATACGGTATATGATGCGCTTCAGGAAAAGGGGTACAATCCTATCAACCAGATTGTCGGATACTTGCTGTCTGGAGATCCTGCATACATTCCTAGGCATCGCGACGCCCGGAACTTAATTCGCAAACTGGAACGTGACGAATTAATCGAGGAATTGGTAAAATCCTATCTAGAACAGCATAAAGAGGCGTAA
- a CDS encoding O-methyltransferase: MNDRYEQINEYINAMLKPRPDKVKKLEAYAKEHHVPIMEEAGIEVLLQMLSIQQAKNILEIGAAIGYSAIRMALELPDANIYTIERDDKRYEEAVNNIKDFEMDKRIHVMHGDALELSESVRVTAPYDAIFIDAAKGQYTNFFELYEPMLAPDGVIFTDNVLFKGLVAQNHSDIEPKRRRKLVEKIDQYNQWLMNRPDYQTVILPVGDGIAISKKKR; encoded by the coding sequence GTGAATGATCGGTATGAACAAATAAACGAGTATATAAACGCGATGCTGAAGCCTCGGCCTGATAAAGTGAAAAAGCTTGAAGCCTATGCAAAAGAGCACCATGTTCCGATTATGGAAGAAGCGGGCATTGAAGTGCTGCTTCAAATGCTGTCGATTCAACAGGCGAAAAACATTTTGGAAATCGGCGCGGCAATCGGATATTCCGCCATACGGATGGCGCTTGAGCTTCCGGATGCGAATATTTACACGATTGAACGGGACGACAAACGCTATGAAGAAGCTGTGAACAATATAAAAGACTTTGAAATGGACAAACGGATTCACGTAATGCACGGGGATGCGCTGGAACTTTCTGAGTCTGTCCGTGTCACGGCTCCTTATGATGCCATTTTTATCGACGCGGCCAAAGGCCAGTACACGAACTTTTTTGAGCTCTATGAACCGATGCTTGCGCCGGATGGAGTCATTTTTACGGACAATGTTCTGTTTAAAGGACTGGTGGCACAAAATCACTCGGACATTGAGCCGAAAAGAAGACGGAAGCTTGTTGAAAAAATTGATCAATATAACCAATGGCTGATGAACCGGCCTGACTATCAAACGGTCATACTGCCGGTCGGAGACGGCATCGCCATCAGTAAAAAGAAGAGGTGA
- a CDS encoding transporter substrate-binding domain-containing protein, with protein sequence MSRVTKWLSVGLISLLAVFMLAACGGKETSGDSKGTGKDTLASIKDRDKIIFGVKTDTRLFGLKNPSSGDIEGFDIDIAKQIAKDILGDEKKAEFKEVTSKTRIPMLQNGDIDAITATMTITDERKKEVDFSDVYFEAGQSLLVKKGSSIKSTEDLKKGSKVLAVKGSTSSQNIREKAPDASVLEFENYAEAFTALKAGQGDALTTDNAILYGMADENKQYQLTGGTFTDEPYGIAVKKGQSGLVKEINASLKKMKADGRYGKIYKKWIKEEPAK encoded by the coding sequence ATGTCACGCGTAACAAAATGGTTATCTGTCGGTTTGATATCTCTGCTGGCCGTCTTTATGCTGGCCGCCTGCGGAGGGAAAGAAACGTCCGGCGATTCAAAGGGTACGGGAAAAGACACGTTAGCCTCAATTAAAGACAGAGACAAGATTATCTTCGGCGTCAAAACCGATACAAGATTATTCGGACTGAAAAACCCGAGCTCCGGCGATATTGAAGGCTTTGATATTGATATTGCCAAACAGATCGCAAAAGATATTCTGGGGGATGAGAAAAAAGCGGAGTTTAAGGAAGTGACGTCGAAAACGAGAATTCCGATGCTGCAAAACGGAGATATCGATGCCATCACGGCCACAATGACGATAACGGATGAGCGGAAAAAAGAAGTTGATTTCTCAGACGTTTATTTTGAAGCCGGGCAATCCCTGCTCGTCAAAAAAGGAAGCAGTATCAAAAGCACCGAAGACCTCAAAAAAGGTTCAAAAGTGTTGGCGGTAAAAGGCTCCACTTCCTCACAAAACATCAGAGAAAAAGCGCCTGACGCCTCCGTTCTGGAATTTGAAAATTACGCCGAAGCGTTTACTGCACTCAAGGCGGGACAGGGAGATGCGCTCACAACTGATAATGCGATTTTATACGGCATGGCGGATGAAAATAAACAATATCAGCTGACAGGCGGCACATTCACCGATGAGCCTTACGGAATCGCCGTCAAAAAAGGCCAATCCGGACTCGTCAAGGAAATCAACGCTTCTTTGAAAAAAATGAAAGCCGACGGCAGGTACGGCAAAATCTATAAAAAATGGATCAAAGAAGAACCGGCAAAATAG
- a CDS encoding DUF1292 domain-containing protein: MEHGEKHITIVDDQGNEQLCEVLFTFENDTFNKSYVLYYPIDAQDDDEIEIHASSFEPNENGEDGELMPIETDEEWEMIEETLNTFLAEEDEE; this comes from the coding sequence ATGGAACACGGCGAAAAACACATTACAATTGTCGATGATCAAGGCAACGAACAGCTTTGCGAAGTGCTGTTCACATTTGAAAACGACACATTCAACAAATCTTACGTACTTTATTATCCGATTGATGCTCAAGACGATGATGAAATCGAAATTCACGCTTCAAGCTTCGAACCGAACGAAAACGGTGAAGACGGCGAACTGATGCCGATTGAAACTGATGAAGAGTGGGAAATGATCGAAGAAACGCTGAACACGTTTTTAGCGGAAGAAGACGAAGAATAA
- the alaS gene encoding alanine--tRNA ligase, producing the protein MKHLTSAEVRQMFLDFFKEKGHAVEPSASLVPHEDPSLLWINSGVATLKKYFDGRVVPENPRIVNAQKSIRTNDIENVGKTARHHTFFEMLGNFSIGDYFKEEAITWAWEFLTSEKWIGFDPELLSVTVHPEDEEAYTLWAEKIGVPEERIIRLEGNFWDIGEGPSGPNTEIFYDRGEKYGNDPSDSELYPGGENDRYLEVWNLVFSEFNHNPDGTYTPLPKKNIDTGMGLERMVSVIQDVPTNFDTDLFMPIIEATERISGDAYGKDAVKDTAFKVIADHIRTVAFAVSDGALPSNEGRGYVLRRLLRRAVRYAKTIGISRPFMYELVPTVAGIMDAFYPEVKEKQEFIAKVIKTEEERFHETLNEGLAILSDVIKKEKEKGSGIISGKDVFKLYDTYGFPVELTEEYAEDEQMKVDHKGFEAEMEKQRERARNARQDVGSMQVQGGALRDITAESTFVGYSAVKAEAKVIELLHDGQLISEAQEGDTVQILLDKTPFYAESGGQIGDRGVLRSEQAVVTIKDVKKAPNGQHVHEGTVDSGTIQKGASVTAEVEDQMRSGVVKNHTATHLLHQALKDVLGTHVNQAGSLVTENRLRFDFSHFGQVTKEELERIEGIVNEKIWESIPVAIDLKPINEAKEMGAMALFGEKYGDIVRVVQVGDYSLELCGGCHVTNTAEIGLFKIVSESGIGAGTRRIEAVTGKGAYQEMNSQLSLLQHAADELKSNVKDVPKRIQSLQAELKEAQRENESLLSKLGNVEAGAILSKVKDIGGVKVLAEKVNAKDMNHLRTMVDDLKAKLGSAVIILGAVQNEKVNLSAGVTKDLIEKGLHAGKMVKQAAEVCGGGGGGRPDMAQAGGKQPEKLEEALASAEDWIKSVL; encoded by the coding sequence ATGAAACACTTAACTTCTGCTGAAGTGCGTCAAATGTTTTTAGATTTCTTTAAAGAAAAAGGCCATGCCGTTGAACCGAGCGCCTCATTGGTTCCGCATGAAGATCCGTCTTTATTATGGATCAACAGCGGCGTTGCGACGCTGAAAAAATACTTTGACGGCCGCGTTGTGCCGGAGAATCCGAGAATTGTAAACGCGCAAAAATCAATCCGCACAAATGATATTGAAAATGTGGGGAAAACGGCGCGCCACCACACGTTCTTTGAGATGCTCGGAAATTTTTCCATCGGTGATTATTTTAAAGAAGAAGCCATCACGTGGGCTTGGGAGTTTTTAACGAGCGAAAAGTGGATCGGCTTTGATCCGGAGCTGCTGTCTGTAACGGTTCACCCTGAGGATGAAGAAGCTTATACGCTATGGGCGGAAAAAATCGGCGTTCCGGAAGAAAGAATCATCCGTCTGGAAGGGAACTTCTGGGATATCGGCGAAGGCCCGAGCGGACCGAATACAGAAATTTTCTATGACCGCGGCGAGAAATACGGCAATGATCCGTCAGATTCTGAATTGTATCCGGGCGGCGAAAATGACCGCTATCTTGAAGTGTGGAACCTGGTATTCTCAGAGTTCAACCACAACCCGGACGGCACGTACACACCGCTTCCGAAGAAAAACATTGATACGGGCATGGGGCTTGAACGGATGGTCTCCGTGATTCAGGACGTCCCGACAAACTTTGACACTGATTTGTTTATGCCGATTATTGAAGCAACAGAGCGCATTTCCGGAGATGCTTACGGAAAGGATGCAGTGAAGGATACGGCCTTTAAAGTGATCGCCGATCATATCAGAACGGTCGCATTTGCGGTAAGCGACGGAGCTCTGCCGTCAAATGAAGGGCGCGGGTATGTACTGAGACGCCTCTTGCGCCGGGCGGTGAGATACGCGAAAACCATCGGTATCAGCCGTCCGTTTATGTACGAGCTGGTTCCGACTGTTGCAGGAATTATGGACGCTTTCTATCCGGAGGTGAAAGAAAAGCAAGAGTTTATCGCCAAAGTCATCAAAACGGAGGAAGAGCGCTTCCATGAAACATTAAACGAAGGTCTGGCCATTTTATCCGACGTGATAAAGAAAGAGAAGGAAAAAGGCAGCGGCATCATCTCCGGAAAAGACGTATTCAAACTGTACGATACGTACGGATTCCCGGTTGAATTGACGGAGGAATACGCGGAAGATGAGCAAATGAAGGTTGACCATAAGGGCTTTGAAGCCGAAATGGAAAAACAGCGTGAACGGGCGAGAAATGCGCGCCAAGATGTAGGAAGCATGCAGGTGCAGGGCGGCGCATTGCGCGACATTACCGCAGAAAGCACATTTGTCGGCTACAGTGCCGTAAAAGCTGAAGCGAAGGTGATCGAGCTTCTTCATGACGGGCAATTAATCAGCGAGGCGCAGGAAGGGGATACCGTCCAAATCCTTCTCGACAAAACGCCTTTCTATGCTGAAAGCGGCGGACAGATCGGTGACAGAGGAGTGCTGAGAAGCGAGCAGGCTGTCGTAACCATTAAGGACGTGAAAAAAGCTCCGAACGGTCAGCATGTACACGAAGGCACGGTGGATAGCGGCACGATTCAAAAAGGCGCAAGCGTGACGGCTGAAGTTGAAGATCAAATGAGAAGCGGCGTGGTGAAAAACCATACAGCAACCCACCTTCTGCACCAGGCGCTGAAAGACGTTCTCGGCACACATGTCAACCAAGCGGGTTCACTCGTTACCGAAAATCGTCTGCGTTTTGACTTCTCTCATTTCGGTCAAGTGACAAAAGAAGAACTTGAACGCATTGAAGGAATCGTCAACGAAAAAATCTGGGAGAGCATTCCGGTAGCGATTGATTTGAAACCGATCAATGAAGCGAAAGAAATGGGCGCGATGGCCCTGTTCGGCGAGAAATACGGCGATATCGTCCGCGTCGTACAAGTCGGAGATTACAGCCTTGAGCTTTGCGGCGGATGCCATGTCACGAATACGGCTGAAATCGGTCTGTTTAAAATCGTATCCGAATCAGGGATCGGCGCAGGTACGCGAAGAATCGAAGCCGTAACAGGAAAAGGCGCTTATCAGGAAATGAACAGCCAGCTCAGCCTTCTGCAGCACGCTGCGGACGAGCTGAAATCAAACGTAAAAGACGTACCGAAGCGAATTCAGTCTCTTCAAGCAGAGCTGAAGGAAGCGCAAAGAGAAAATGAATCATTGCTCAGCAAACTTGGCAATGTGGAAGCCGGAGCCATTCTGTCTAAAGTAAAAGACATCGGCGGCGTAAAAGTGCTGGCTGAAAAAGTAAATGCGAAAGACATGAACCACCTTCGCACTATGGTGGATGATCTGAAAGCGAAGCTCGGTTCTGCGGTCATCATTCTCGGCGCCGTGCAAAACGAGAAAGTCAACCTTTCAGCAGGCGTGACGAAAGACCTGATCGAAAAAGGCCTTCACGCCGGCAAAATGGTCAAACAAGCGGCTGAAGTCTGCGGAGGCGGAGGCGGAGGCCGTCCGGACATGGCGCAGGCCGGCGGAAAGCAGCCTGAAAAATTGGAAGAGGCGCTCGCATCTGCGGAAGATTGGATAAAATCCGTTTTATAA
- the mltG gene encoding endolytic transglycosylase MltG, which yields MNINQTKNSFPRKNKKTTIILSSVIALLIIICGAFFYGKSLLSPVDKGSKTAVNINIPSGSSVSAIAEILEDQHVIKSKKAFQLYVKYKGASGFQAGFYHLNKGMDADAIIKKLTAGSTGYAFQISVPEGKQLTQIADAIAKETSYSKEEIMAKLDDKTFIGKLKKQFPDTITDALSNKKLKHPLEGYLYPATYPFNDPDASLDTILTAMVQETNTRIETYKSELEKKKLSVHNALTMASLIEEEATAKADRHKIASVFYNRLAEKMPLQTDPTVLYAAGRHKSRVYYKDLKIDSPFNTYKHKGLPPGPIANAGDSSWEAALRPDKTDYLYFLAKSNGEVVFTKTLKDHNKAKEKYISKKDSE from the coding sequence ATGAATATCAATCAGACTAAAAATTCATTTCCGCGTAAAAACAAAAAAACAACGATAATACTGTCCTCCGTGATTGCTCTGCTTATCATCATTTGCGGTGCTTTTTTCTATGGAAAATCTCTGCTGTCTCCGGTTGACAAAGGCAGCAAAACGGCAGTCAATATTAATATTCCGAGCGGTTCTTCCGTTTCGGCAATCGCTGAAATTCTTGAGGATCAGCATGTCATCAAAAGCAAAAAAGCATTTCAGCTGTATGTGAAGTATAAAGGCGCTTCCGGGTTTCAGGCGGGATTTTACCACCTGAATAAAGGAATGGATGCGGATGCGATTATCAAAAAACTGACCGCGGGATCAACGGGATATGCCTTTCAGATCTCCGTTCCTGAAGGAAAACAGCTTACACAGATTGCGGATGCGATCGCAAAAGAAACATCATATTCAAAAGAAGAGATTATGGCGAAACTGGATGACAAAACATTCATCGGCAAACTGAAAAAACAGTTTCCTGATACGATAACGGACGCACTTTCAAACAAGAAGCTCAAGCATCCGCTCGAAGGCTATCTGTATCCGGCCACATATCCGTTTAATGATCCGGATGCATCGCTTGACACGATTTTGACGGCAATGGTTCAGGAAACAAACACCCGTATCGAAACGTATAAATCTGAACTGGAAAAAAAGAAACTTTCCGTCCATAACGCTCTGACGATGGCATCGCTTATTGAAGAAGAAGCCACCGCCAAAGCCGACCGTCACAAAATCGCCAGCGTTTTTTACAACAGGCTTGCAGAAAAAATGCCGCTGCAGACTGACCCGACGGTATTATATGCGGCCGGCAGGCATAAAAGCCGGGTCTACTACAAAGACCTGAAAATTGATTCTCCGTTTAATACGTATAAACATAAGGGGCTGCCGCCGGGACCGATTGCAAATGCCGGCGATTCATCATGGGAAGCGGCTCTCCGCCCTGACAAAACGGATTATCTCTATTTCCTTGCAAAATCAAACGGCGAGGTCGTTTTCACCAAAACATTAAAAGACCATAATAAAGCGAAGGAAAAGTATATTTCCAAAAAAGACAGCGAATAA
- the ruvX gene encoding Holliday junction resolvase RuvX, with translation MRILGLDLGTKTLGVALSDEMGWTAQGIETIKINEAEGDYGLDRLSELMKDYNVEKIVLGFPKNMNGTIGPRGEASQTFAKLLETAYNVPVVLWDERLTTMAAEKMLIAADVSRQKRKKVIDKMAAVMILQGYLDSLN, from the coding sequence ATGAGAATATTGGGACTTGATCTTGGTACGAAAACACTCGGCGTAGCTTTAAGCGATGAAATGGGCTGGACCGCTCAAGGCATTGAGACGATAAAAATAAACGAGGCTGAAGGAGATTACGGTCTGGACCGTTTATCCGAGCTGATGAAAGACTATAATGTAGAGAAGATCGTGCTCGGTTTTCCGAAAAACATGAACGGGACGATCGGTCCGAGAGGCGAAGCCAGCCAAACATTTGCGAAACTGCTTGAAACAGCGTACAATGTCCCTGTTGTGCTGTGGGACGAGCGTCTGACGACGATGGCGGCTGAAAAAATGCTGATCGCGGCTGACGTCAGCAGGCAAAAACGAAAAAAAGTCATTGATAAAATGGCGGCTGTCATGATCCTTCAAGGATATCTGGACAGTTTAAACTAA
- a CDS encoding AI-2E family transporter: MLQKPLQLLMWTAVCLLVLLTVYVFCMLDMLWAPIWLVMKSLFIPIFIAVFIAYLLLPITDWLHGKGMPRTLSLLLIYFLFFGGIGWGVYKGVPVLIEQLQDLSESIPGLAENYNSMLRHLHNHTDHWPDGMHHRMDKMIQQTETFLAGTIESTIRSIRFVLDYILIAATIPFLVFYMVKDIDVMKKTVWYLTPKSWRKRGSEFLRDVDDSLGDYIRGQLLVCFLLGFIAGVSFWLFGLPYPLILGLAIGITNVIPYFGPFIGAVPALLLSLAISSKAVIIVIVTIFILQFIEGNILSPLIVGRSLRMHPVVIMLALLAGGELAGIPGMILAVPAAAVLKVTAIHFLRIRTEH, from the coding sequence ATGCTTCAAAAACCGCTGCAGCTCTTAATGTGGACGGCTGTATGTCTGCTCGTTTTGTTAACAGTGTATGTCTTTTGTATGCTCGATATGTTATGGGCACCCATATGGCTTGTTATGAAATCTCTCTTTATTCCTATATTCATCGCAGTATTTATTGCTTATCTTTTACTTCCGATTACTGACTGGCTTCATGGGAAAGGGATGCCTAGAACTTTAAGCCTGCTTCTGATTTATTTCCTGTTTTTCGGCGGAATCGGCTGGGGGGTTTATAAAGGAGTTCCTGTTTTAATTGAACAGCTGCAGGATCTGTCTGAGAGCATTCCCGGGCTTGCTGAAAACTACAACAGCATGCTGAGGCATCTGCATAATCACACGGATCATTGGCCTGACGGCATGCACCATCGGATGGACAAAATGATTCAGCAGACAGAAACGTTTCTTGCCGGCACGATTGAAAGCACGATCAGAAGCATCCGTTTCGTGCTTGATTATATCCTGATCGCGGCGACGATTCCTTTTCTCGTGTTCTATATGGTGAAGGATATAGACGTTATGAAAAAGACGGTCTGGTATTTGACGCCGAAATCCTGGAGAAAAAGGGGGAGTGAATTTCTGCGGGATGTGGACGACTCTCTCGGTGATTACATCCGCGGTCAGCTTCTCGTTTGTTTTTTGCTCGGGTTCATAGCCGGCGTTTCATTTTGGCTGTTCGGGCTTCCTTACCCGCTGATTTTGGGCCTTGCCATCGGGATTACGAATGTCATCCCGTATTTCGGTCCGTTTATCGGCGCTGTGCCGGCGCTGCTCCTTTCGCTGGCGATTTCCTCCAAGGCTGTGATCATCGTAATCGTCACGATTTTTATTCTTCAATTTATAGAAGGAAACATTTTGAGCCCGCTCATTGTCGGACGAAGTCTCAGGATGCACCCCGTCGTGATCATGCTTGCGCTTCTTGCCGGAGGGGAGCTCGCGGGCATTCCCGGCATGATTCTCGCTGTTCCGGCGGCAGCCGTTTTAAAAGTGACGGCCATTCACTTTTTGCGGATCAGGACGGAACATTGA
- a CDS encoding amino acid ABC transporter permease, giving the protein MDFSGAYTPGHLLFLWNGFLITLYVALVSIILSFIFGLAAGTLRYAKIPAVSGVIAAIVETIRNLPLLLIIFFTFFALPEIGIKLEITAAAITALTIFESAMLSEIIRSGLQSVEKGQIDAARSSGLTYTQTLFLVVMPQALRRMVPPIVSQFISLLKDTSLAVVIALPELIHNAQILNGQSADGGYFFPIFLLAALMYFAVNYSLSLAARRLEARQT; this is encoded by the coding sequence ATGGATTTTAGCGGCGCCTATACACCGGGTCATCTGCTGTTTTTATGGAACGGCTTTTTGATCACACTTTATGTTGCGCTCGTTTCCATTATTCTCAGTTTTATTTTCGGGCTTGCAGCAGGCACTTTGCGCTATGCGAAAATCCCCGCCGTCTCAGGCGTTATAGCCGCCATTGTCGAAACCATCCGTAATCTGCCGCTGTTATTAATCATTTTCTTTACGTTTTTTGCCCTCCCGGAAATCGGCATTAAACTGGAAATTACCGCGGCCGCCATCACGGCGCTAACGATTTTTGAATCGGCCATGCTGTCAGAAATCATCAGAAGCGGTTTGCAATCCGTTGAAAAAGGACAGATTGATGCGGCGCGGTCTTCAGGGCTGACATATACGCAGACTCTTTTTCTCGTCGTGATGCCGCAGGCGCTCAGGCGTATGGTCCCTCCGATTGTGAGCCAGTTTATTTCTTTATTAAAGGATACGTCACTTGCGGTCGTAATCGCTCTGCCCGAACTGATTCATAACGCGCAGATTTTAAACGGACAAAGTGCTGACGGAGGGTATTTTTTTCCGATCTTTCTGCTGGCGGCCCTGATGTATTTCGCGGTCAATTACAGTCTGTCTCTTGCAGCCAGACGGCTGGAAGCGAGACAAACGTAA
- a CDS encoding amino acid ABC transporter ATP-binding protein, with amino-acid sequence MISFQDVNKHYGHFHVLKNINLHIKKGEVVVIIGPSGSGKSTLLRCINQLETVDEGALTVNGAAIHDKKTDMNKVRRNIGMVFQHFHLYPHKTVLQNIMLAPIKVLKQSKEEAKETALYYLKKVGIPDKADAYPSQLSGGQQQRVAIARGLAMKPEVMLFDEPTSALDPEMIGEVLDVMKTLAKEGMTMVVVTHEMGFAKEVADRIVFIDGGSILEEAAPAEFYESPREERARLFLSRILNH; translated from the coding sequence ATGATCTCATTTCAGGATGTAAATAAGCACTACGGACATTTTCACGTGCTGAAGAACATTAATCTGCACATTAAAAAAGGGGAAGTCGTCGTTATCATCGGACCTTCAGGATCGGGAAAAAGCACGCTTCTCCGCTGCATCAATCAGCTGGAAACAGTTGATGAAGGCGCGTTGACGGTAAATGGCGCCGCCATCCATGACAAGAAAACGGATATGAATAAAGTCCGCCGCAACATCGGTATGGTGTTTCAGCATTTTCATCTGTACCCGCACAAAACCGTTCTGCAAAACATCATGCTCGCACCGATCAAAGTGCTCAAGCAATCAAAAGAAGAAGCAAAAGAAACGGCCTTATATTATTTGAAAAAAGTCGGCATACCGGACAAAGCGGACGCCTATCCTTCACAGCTTTCAGGCGGCCAGCAGCAGCGTGTGGCCATTGCCAGAGGGCTTGCGATGAAGCCCGAGGTGATGCTGTTTGATGAACCGACATCCGCGCTTGATCCGGAAATGATCGGGGAAGTGCTGGATGTCATGAAAACACTCGCAAAAGAAGGCATGACCATGGTAGTCGTCACCCATGAAATGGGATTCGCCAAAGAAGTGGCGGACCGCATCGTATTTATCGACGGGGGATCCATCTTGGAAGAAGCTGCACCGGCTGAGTTTTACGAAAGCCCTCGTGAAGAGAGGGCGCGTTTATTCTTAAGCCGTATTTTAAATCACTGA